In Salana multivorans, a single genomic region encodes these proteins:
- a CDS encoding LacI family DNA-binding transcriptional regulator, with amino-acid sequence MAVTLKDVARRAGVSPRTVSNVVNGHGPIAPATRSRVEDAITDLGYRPNVLARTLRTGRTGIIALAIPELDVPYFAELARFVVEEAEALGYRVMLEQTDGRVAREREQLRSGPAPLFDGLIFSPISLHGSDIHRLAARSPVVLLGERSDDGLCDHVMIDNVGAARDATAHLIASGRRRVAAIGDQPHVTARMRTAGYSAALADAGIAFDPELLVGARRFHRADGATAMRGLLAGGEPPDAVFCFNDLLALGAMRVILGAGLRVPEDIAVVGFDDIEDGQYATPSLTTVAPDKRFIAREAVRRLVARIADPGLAPQEVEAPYELVVRESSGG; translated from the coding sequence GTGGCGGTGACACTCAAGGACGTGGCGCGGCGCGCCGGGGTCTCCCCGCGCACCGTCTCGAACGTCGTCAACGGTCACGGGCCGATCGCGCCGGCGACGCGCAGCCGGGTCGAGGACGCGATCACGGATCTCGGCTACCGACCCAACGTCCTGGCGCGCACGCTCCGGACCGGACGCACCGGCATCATCGCGCTGGCCATCCCCGAGCTCGACGTCCCCTACTTCGCCGAGCTCGCCCGGTTCGTCGTCGAGGAGGCCGAGGCGCTCGGGTACCGCGTCATGCTCGAGCAGACCGACGGGCGGGTCGCGCGCGAGCGGGAGCAGCTCCGCTCCGGCCCCGCGCCGCTGTTCGACGGGCTGATCTTCTCCCCGATCTCGCTCCACGGGTCGGACATCCACCGGCTCGCGGCGCGCAGCCCCGTCGTGCTCCTCGGCGAGCGCTCGGACGACGGCCTGTGCGACCACGTGATGATCGACAACGTCGGCGCGGCCCGCGACGCGACGGCGCACCTCATCGCCTCCGGGCGGCGCCGCGTCGCGGCGATCGGGGACCAGCCGCACGTGACGGCGCGGATGCGGACGGCCGGCTACTCGGCGGCGCTCGCCGACGCCGGCATCGCCTTCGACCCCGAGCTGCTGGTGGGCGCCCGGCGGTTCCACCGCGCGGACGGTGCGACGGCCATGCGCGGCCTGCTCGCGGGCGGGGAGCCCCCGGACGCCGTGTTCTGCTTCAACGACCTGCTCGCGCTCGGCGCGATGCGGGTGATCCTCGGTGCCGGGCTGCGGGTGCCGGAGGACATCGCCGTCGTCGGCTTCGACGACATCGAGGACGGGCAGTACGCGACGCCGTCGCTCACCACGGTCGCGCCGGACAAGCGGTTCATCGCGCGGGAGGCGGTGCGGCGGCTCGTCGCCCGGATCGCCGACCCGGGCCTCGCGCCGCAGGAGGTCGAGGCGCCGTACGAGCTCGTCGTGCGGGAGTCCAGCGGCGGGTAG
- a CDS encoding sugar-binding domain-containing protein, translating to MSPSPTPVPRPEYPRPDLDRSERWLALNGTWELQPDESGTLAPDGPADLPDRLASRITVPFAWSSEASGVHEPWLATAWYRRTVTVPDGWGADRVFLCFGAVHHEARVWVNGRLLAEHVGGYLPFDVDVTDALDADRAAEIVVRVHAPLDKRDLPHGKQRSLPSDDYDSVSFSPTSGIWQSVWLEPRAATHAAAVVAGGDSLTGFDVVVHVAGPRRADARVTIAWDPEAAADAGEAVASAVAAPVPVSGSTDDDGTARLRLDTPGAAPWHPDAPVLHRLRVTTESSDGVDRVTTWAGLRRVETRDGALWLNGERLYVRGVLDQGYWPRTGMTAPSDDALRHDLELAARAGFNLVRKHIKLEEPRWLHHADRLGMLVWAEPPSPGRHSAQGAAAFEEVAAGMVRRDGSHPAIVVWGLYNEEWGYDFGLHREPVWQDELAGLVARFRALDPTRPVVDNSGWHHVDTDLVDWHCYITDLPTWAEVTAGLTNGTRGSFPVPFPSGLWHERALHVEPRRVPPGAPVLNSEYGTGHTTVDRAWAMQWQTQELRRHDAGSGYVYCELTDVEHENAGIHFADRSLKDTGGLASSDVHAPTTLVVDVLPAAPGADIDPDRWPDALPVHVSHHGTRRLTGRLRARWTRPRGTVGAGLGDGAGVVDGPAMTVEPFVLSAPVALPVPRPDGPARLLVWFEGDDGTSHARAVVDAGSIERSEER from the coding sequence GTGTCCCCCAGCCCCACCCCGGTCCCCCGACCCGAGTACCCGCGTCCCGACCTCGACCGCTCCGAGCGCTGGCTCGCGCTCAACGGCACCTGGGAGCTCCAGCCCGACGAGTCCGGCACCCTCGCGCCGGACGGTCCGGCGGACCTGCCCGACCGCCTGGCGAGCCGGATCACCGTGCCGTTCGCCTGGAGCAGCGAGGCGTCCGGCGTGCACGAGCCGTGGCTGGCGACGGCCTGGTACCGCCGGACGGTGACGGTGCCGGACGGCTGGGGCGCCGACCGCGTCTTCCTCTGCTTCGGCGCGGTGCACCACGAGGCCCGGGTGTGGGTGAACGGGCGGCTGCTCGCCGAGCACGTCGGCGGCTACCTGCCCTTCGACGTCGACGTCACGGACGCGCTCGACGCGGACCGCGCGGCCGAGATCGTCGTCCGCGTCCACGCGCCGCTGGACAAGCGGGACCTCCCGCACGGCAAGCAGCGCTCCCTCCCCTCCGACGACTACGACAGCGTCTCGTTCAGCCCGACGTCGGGGATCTGGCAGTCCGTCTGGCTGGAGCCGCGGGCGGCCACCCACGCCGCGGCCGTCGTCGCCGGCGGCGACTCGCTCACCGGGTTCGACGTCGTCGTCCACGTCGCGGGTCCCCGCCGCGCCGACGCGCGGGTCACGATCGCCTGGGACCCCGAGGCGGCTGCCGACGCCGGGGAGGCCGTCGCGAGCGCCGTCGCGGCGCCCGTCCCCGTGTCCGGCTCCACCGACGACGACGGGACGGCCCGGCTCCGGCTCGACACCCCGGGCGCGGCCCCGTGGCACCCCGACGCGCCCGTCCTGCACCGGCTCCGGGTGACGACGGAGAGCTCCGACGGCGTCGACCGCGTCACCACCTGGGCGGGGCTGCGCCGCGTCGAGACGCGGGACGGCGCGCTCTGGCTGAACGGCGAGCGGCTGTACGTCCGCGGTGTGCTCGACCAGGGCTACTGGCCGCGCACCGGCATGACCGCCCCGAGCGACGACGCGCTGCGGCACGACCTCGAGCTGGCCGCGCGAGCCGGGTTCAACCTCGTCCGCAAGCACATCAAGCTCGAGGAGCCGCGCTGGCTGCACCACGCCGACCGGCTCGGCATGCTGGTCTGGGCGGAGCCGCCGAGCCCAGGCCGACACTCGGCTCAGGGCGCGGCCGCGTTCGAGGAGGTCGCCGCCGGGATGGTCCGGCGCGACGGGAGCCACCCGGCGATCGTCGTCTGGGGTCTCTACAACGAGGAGTGGGGCTACGACTTCGGGCTGCACCGGGAGCCGGTCTGGCAGGACGAGCTCGCCGGGCTGGTCGCCCGGTTCCGCGCGCTGGACCCCACCCGGCCGGTCGTCGACAACTCGGGCTGGCACCACGTCGACACCGACCTGGTCGACTGGCACTGCTACATCACCGACCTGCCGACGTGGGCCGAGGTGACCGCCGGGCTGACGAACGGCACCCGCGGCAGCTTCCCCGTCCCCTTCCCGTCCGGGCTGTGGCACGAGCGCGCGCTCCACGTCGAGCCGCGCCGCGTGCCGCCCGGCGCGCCGGTCCTCAACAGCGAGTACGGCACCGGCCACACGACCGTGGACCGCGCCTGGGCCATGCAGTGGCAGACCCAGGAGCTGCGCCGGCACGACGCGGGCAGCGGCTACGTCTACTGCGAGCTGACCGACGTCGAGCACGAGAACGCGGGCATCCACTTCGCCGACCGCAGCCTCAAGGACACGGGCGGCCTCGCGAGCTCCGACGTGCACGCCCCGACGACGCTCGTCGTCGACGTCCTGCCCGCGGCTCCCGGGGCCGACATCGACCCGGACCGGTGGCCGGACGCGCTCCCGGTCCACGTGTCCCACCACGGGACGCGGCGGCTGACCGGGCGCCTGCGCGCGCGATGGACCCGGCCGCGCGGCACGGTCGGGGCCGGCCTCGGCGACGGTGCCGGCGTCGTTGACGGGCCCGCCATGACGGTCGAGCCCTTCGTGCTGAGCGCCCCCGTCGCCCTGCCGGTGCCGCGGCCCGACGGCCCGGCCCGGCTCCTCGTCTGGTTCGAGGGCGACGACGGAACTTCCCACGCCCGCGCCGTTGTCGACGCGGGCAGCATCGAGAGGAGCGAGGAACGATGA
- the eno gene encoding phosphopyruvate hydratase — protein MAAIIDIHGREILDSRGNPTLEVEIMLEDGSFARAGVPSGASTGAFEAVEKRDGDKSRYLGKGVAEAVAAVNDVLAEELLGYDASQQRELDQAMIDLDGTPNKGKYGANAILGVSLAAAQASAKSAELPLFQYIGGPNAHVLPVPMMNILNGGSHADSNVDIQEFMIAPVGAPTFKEALRWGSEVYHSLKSVLKERGLATGLGDEGGFAPNLESNRAALDLILEAIEKAGFKPGEDIYLALDVAATEFFKDGVYKFEGGDKSPAEMIEYYVQLVNDYPLVSIEDPLSEDEWASWAEVVARVDDKVQIVGDDLFVTNPERLARGIKEKSATSLLVKVNQIGTLSETLEAVAMAQRAGMTTMVSHRSGETEDTTIADLAVAVNAGQIKTGAPARGERINKYNQLLRIEDVLGDAASYAGRSAFRRLG, from the coding sequence ATGGCTGCAATCATCGACATCCACGGCCGCGAGATCCTCGACTCCCGTGGCAACCCGACGCTCGAGGTCGAGATCATGCTCGAGGACGGCAGCTTCGCGCGCGCCGGCGTTCCCTCGGGCGCCTCGACCGGTGCGTTCGAGGCCGTCGAGAAGCGTGACGGCGACAAGAGCCGCTACCTGGGCAAGGGCGTGGCGGAGGCCGTCGCCGCCGTCAACGACGTGCTGGCGGAGGAGCTGCTCGGCTACGACGCGTCCCAGCAGCGCGAGCTGGACCAGGCGATGATCGACCTGGACGGCACCCCGAACAAGGGCAAGTACGGCGCCAACGCGATCCTCGGCGTCTCCCTCGCTGCGGCGCAGGCCTCGGCCAAGAGCGCCGAGCTCCCGCTGTTCCAGTACATCGGCGGCCCGAACGCGCACGTCCTGCCCGTCCCGATGATGAACATCCTCAACGGTGGGTCGCACGCCGACTCCAACGTCGACATCCAGGAGTTCATGATCGCCCCCGTCGGCGCGCCGACGTTCAAGGAGGCCCTGCGCTGGGGCTCCGAGGTCTACCACTCGCTCAAGTCCGTGCTCAAGGAGCGCGGTCTCGCGACGGGCCTCGGCGACGAGGGCGGCTTCGCGCCGAACCTCGAGTCCAACCGCGCCGCGCTCGACCTCATCCTCGAGGCCATCGAGAAGGCCGGCTTCAAGCCGGGCGAGGACATCTACCTCGCGCTCGACGTGGCCGCGACGGAGTTCTTCAAGGATGGCGTGTACAAGTTCGAGGGTGGCGACAAGTCGCCCGCCGAGATGATCGAGTACTACGTCCAGCTCGTGAACGACTACCCGCTCGTCTCCATCGAGGACCCGCTGAGCGAGGACGAGTGGGCCTCCTGGGCCGAGGTCGTGGCGCGCGTCGACGACAAGGTCCAGATCGTCGGTGACGACCTCTTCGTGACCAACCCCGAGCGTCTCGCCCGTGGCATCAAGGAGAAGTCGGCCACGTCGCTGCTCGTCAAGGTCAACCAGATCGGCACGCTGTCCGAGACCCTCGAGGCCGTCGCCATGGCGCAGCGCGCCGGCATGACCACGATGGTCTCGCACCGCTCCGGTGAGACCGAGGACACGACGATCGCCGACCTCGCCGTCGCCGTGAACGCCGGTCAGATCAAGACCGGTGCGCCCGCCCGCGGTGAGCGCATCAACAAGTACAACCAGCTCCTGCGCATCGAGGACGTGCTGGGCGACGCGGCGAGCTACGCCGGCCGCTCCGCCTTCCGCCGCCTGGGCTGA
- a CDS encoding carbohydrate ABC transporter permease, with protein sequence MTLATSTAPGVVQAPPAPRRRRGRGLYRTLAPYLFVTPFLAFFVAFGVYPMLFALQLSFTDWRGAGTAQWVGWDNYLYLLQNPAFWSSLATSGALWLMTVPVQILVGTIAAVILNNTLMRGRGLARSFLLLPFVTPLVAMAQVWIITFDQNHGAVNAFLGLFGLPDIGWLTTTVWAKPTIALLFLWKTTGFAVIILLAGLQAIPGDVYEAAALDGASRARQLWEITLPLLRRTTAFLVVMQTLAVFQMFAEPFMLTQGGPYGSTTTAGYNLYKYIRVSDLGTGAANSFLLVVIVVLLSLATIRFLRPKD encoded by the coding sequence ATGACCCTCGCCACGTCGACCGCCCCGGGCGTCGTCCAGGCCCCTCCCGCGCCGCGTCGGCGGCGCGGGAGGGGGCTGTACCGGACCCTCGCGCCCTACCTGTTCGTCACGCCGTTCCTCGCGTTCTTCGTCGCGTTCGGCGTCTACCCGATGCTGTTCGCCCTCCAGCTCAGCTTCACGGACTGGCGCGGTGCCGGCACGGCGCAGTGGGTCGGGTGGGACAACTACCTCTACCTCCTGCAGAACCCGGCGTTCTGGAGCTCGCTCGCCACCTCGGGCGCGCTCTGGCTCATGACGGTGCCCGTCCAGATCCTCGTCGGCACGATCGCCGCGGTCATCCTCAACAACACCCTCATGCGGGGCCGGGGGCTGGCGCGATCGTTCCTGCTCCTGCCGTTCGTGACGCCGCTGGTCGCGATGGCGCAGGTCTGGATCATCACGTTCGACCAGAACCACGGCGCGGTCAACGCGTTCCTCGGCCTGTTCGGGCTGCCCGACATCGGCTGGCTCACGACGACGGTCTGGGCCAAGCCGACGATCGCGCTGCTGTTCCTGTGGAAGACGACGGGCTTCGCGGTCATCATCCTGCTCGCCGGGCTCCAGGCGATCCCCGGCGACGTGTACGAGGCCGCCGCGCTCGACGGCGCCAGCCGCGCGCGTCAGCTCTGGGAGATCACCCTGCCGCTGCTGCGCCGGACGACGGCGTTCCTCGTCGTCATGCAGACGCTCGCGGTGTTCCAGATGTTCGCCGAGCCGTTCATGCTCACCCAGGGCGGTCCGTACGGGTCGACGACGACGGCCGGCTACAACCTCTACAAGTACATCCGGGTGTCCGACCTCGGCACCGGCGCCGCGAACTCGTTCCTGCTCGTGGTGATCGTCGTGCTGCTCTCGCTCGCGACCATCCGATTCCTGCGGCCGAAGGACTGA
- a CDS encoding ABC transporter substrate-binding protein, producing the protein MAVVSAAHGRWRRTGLAVSALLAGALAVAACGPSISNDAGDGDALTLPEDFEPSGEITIWDRSGDLFQVFDTVIERFNEKYPDIKVNHLAVDIDAKLANTLISGAEVPDGTFIDDSQVSTLSPHLYDLTELLAPYEKDIVTQKLAVGSKDGRFYGVPWDLDPGLLYYRADVLEDAGVDPDSIATYDDLLEAARTVKEKNPDSYPIRLEEGAYLGQMWLEMFANQAGTNMTDEEGNLRLDSDEYRQILGWLQTVVQEDLGAKATYMDPTDLQRLDDGTTVFVPWSIWWDYVPQTVLTQTQGAWRAMLLPAWEEGGARSGAMGGSSFAIPKDAQNPELAWLFYEFLVFDPEGYQLVYGPNEIYPGGLNTSIPSYLPALRGEPLFDPVPALGDQNLWEIASQAANEVPGGVPTPSWWPSAVDYLGDNLQRLLDGTMTPDEVIESSTRDIQTNLVDRG; encoded by the coding sequence ATGGCTGTTGTGAGTGCAGCTCACGGCCGATGGCGACGGACCGGGCTCGCGGTGAGCGCGCTCCTGGCGGGCGCCCTGGCCGTGGCGGCCTGCGGGCCGTCCATCTCGAACGACGCCGGCGACGGCGACGCGCTGACCCTGCCGGAGGACTTCGAGCCGTCCGGCGAGATCACGATCTGGGACCGCTCGGGCGACCTCTTCCAGGTGTTCGACACCGTCATCGAGCGGTTCAACGAGAAGTACCCGGACATCAAGGTCAACCACCTCGCCGTCGACATCGACGCGAAGCTGGCCAACACGCTCATCTCGGGCGCCGAGGTGCCGGACGGGACGTTCATCGACGACTCCCAGGTGAGCACGCTCTCCCCGCACCTGTACGACCTCACGGAGCTGCTCGCGCCGTACGAGAAGGACATCGTGACCCAGAAGCTCGCCGTCGGCAGCAAGGACGGTCGCTTCTACGGCGTGCCGTGGGACCTCGACCCGGGGCTGCTCTACTACCGCGCGGACGTGCTCGAGGACGCCGGCGTCGACCCGGACTCCATCGCGACGTACGACGACCTCCTCGAGGCCGCGCGCACGGTCAAGGAGAAGAACCCGGACAGCTACCCGATCCGGCTGGAGGAGGGCGCCTACCTCGGCCAGATGTGGCTCGAGATGTTCGCCAACCAGGCCGGGACGAACATGACGGACGAGGAGGGCAACCTCCGGCTCGACTCCGACGAGTACCGCCAGATCCTCGGCTGGCTGCAGACCGTCGTCCAGGAGGACCTCGGCGCCAAGGCGACCTACATGGACCCGACCGACCTGCAGCGCCTCGACGACGGGACGACGGTCTTCGTCCCGTGGTCGATCTGGTGGGACTACGTCCCGCAGACGGTGCTCACGCAGACGCAGGGCGCGTGGCGCGCCATGCTCCTGCCCGCCTGGGAGGAGGGCGGTGCGCGCTCGGGCGCCATGGGCGGCTCGAGCTTCGCGATCCCGAAGGACGCGCAGAACCCCGAGCTCGCCTGGCTGTTCTACGAGTTCCTCGTGTTCGACCCCGAGGGCTACCAGCTCGTCTACGGCCCGAACGAGATCTACCCCGGCGGGCTCAACACCTCGATCCCGTCCTACCTGCCCGCGCTGCGCGGCGAGCCGCTGTTCGACCCCGTCCCGGCGCTCGGCGACCAGAACCTGTGGGAGATCGCGTCGCAGGCGGCGAACGAGGTGCCCGGCGGCGTGCCGACGCCGTCCTGGTGGCCCAGCGCCGTCGACTACCTCGGCGACAACCTCCAGCGTCTGCTCGACGGGACGATGACGCCGGACGAGGTGATCGAGAGCTCGACCCGGGACATCCAGACCAACCTGGTGGACCGGGGATGA
- a CDS encoding carbohydrate ABC transporter permease, whose product MALTPLRRRSTMIERPPGPFSWAVVVLLVVLSLWPILWAVASAFKPPASIIREPLTFDPSAFTLSNFEAMFANVPIGTGFLNTAIVLLVKGSITMVFAPLAGYAFAKYEFRGKRILFGTVMVTLMLPVVVLMIPLLLEMKTFGWVNSYPALILPGAVDAFAIFWMRQVISGVPDELLDAARVDGCGELGIFARIVVPVIRPGLAGLAVLTIMNIYNDFVWPVVITSTEGMATLQVVLSTLAQNITGNNISTDFASVWGQLLAASTIAMIPLIVLFMLLQRHFVNGIVGGSLKG is encoded by the coding sequence GTGGCGCTCACTCCCCTCCGACGTCGCTCGACCATGATCGAGCGCCCGCCCGGACCGTTCTCCTGGGCCGTCGTCGTCCTGCTCGTCGTGCTCAGCCTGTGGCCGATCCTGTGGGCCGTCGCGTCCGCGTTCAAGCCGCCGGCGTCGATCATCCGCGAGCCGCTCACGTTCGACCCGTCGGCCTTCACGCTGAGCAACTTCGAGGCGATGTTCGCCAACGTGCCGATCGGGACCGGGTTCCTCAACACGGCGATCGTCCTGCTGGTCAAGGGCAGCATCACGATGGTCTTCGCGCCGCTCGCGGGCTACGCGTTCGCCAAGTACGAGTTCCGCGGCAAGCGGATCCTGTTCGGCACGGTCATGGTGACGCTCATGCTGCCGGTCGTCGTCCTCATGATCCCGCTGCTGCTGGAGATGAAGACGTTCGGCTGGGTCAACTCCTACCCGGCGCTCATCCTGCCGGGCGCGGTCGACGCGTTCGCGATCTTCTGGATGCGCCAGGTCATCTCCGGCGTGCCGGACGAGCTGCTCGACGCGGCCCGCGTCGACGGCTGCGGCGAGCTGGGCATCTTCGCCCGGATCGTCGTCCCGGTCATCCGGCCGGGACTGGCCGGCCTCGCGGTCCTCACGATCATGAACATCTACAACGACTTCGTCTGGCCGGTCGTCATCACCTCGACCGAGGGGATGGCGACGCTGCAGGTCGTGCTGTCGACGCTGGCCCAGAACATCACCGGCAACAACATCTCCACCGACTTCGCCTCGGTGTGGGGCCAGCTCCTCGCGGCCAGCACCATCGCGATGATCCCGCTCATCGTCCTGTTCATGCTGCTCCAGCGGCACTTCGTCAACGGGATCGTCGGCGGCAGCCTCAAGGGCTGA
- a CDS encoding glycoside hydrolase family 2 protein, translating into MTTETTQVGRPAAHPRPQLTRPGWTSLTGPWEHRADPAEVGLTEEWWRTGTAFERTIEVPFPPESAASGVEIDDVAIHWYRREVRLDPRPGMLTILHLEAVDFECDVWVDEQHVAHHVGGFTPFEVDVTPQVAARPDAPHVVVVRSRDDRSDLEQPRGKQDWEVDPHVIWYQRTSGIWREVWVEQVPEAHVAELWWRTDPIAGIVDLTVETSRATPPGAEVRVVLSAQGRDLASASGSVAAARAEVSLSLREAVGGATLEPLWWSPEHPVLLDARIELRAGGGSGDASGATDAAGTTAGAQLDAVGSYVGLRSARVDDRAFLLNERPYLLRLVLEQAYWPTSHLAAPSEAALEEEVRWIKRLGFNGLRMHQTSADPRFLELCDRLGLLVWVDSPASFRYSTTSLDRTVRGWLDLVRRDRSHPSVVTWVPFNESWGVEQVSVDPRQRDAVRALHHLTKALDPTRPVIGNDGWEYVAGDVVGVHDYRHDPDALAAMLADRAALVTTSSVSGRRVVLDAAGCPEAAEGRPVVLSEFGGFTLATHDGTWAGYGGVADGEELLERLESLVTAVVGSGIAGFCYTQLTDTEQERNGLLTEDREPKADPDRIAAAIRSGGVRR; encoded by the coding sequence ATGACGACCGAGACGACGCAGGTAGGACGACCTGCCGCCCATCCCCGTCCGCAGCTCACGCGACCCGGCTGGACCTCGCTGACCGGGCCGTGGGAGCACCGCGCCGACCCGGCCGAGGTGGGGCTGACCGAGGAGTGGTGGCGGACCGGGACCGCCTTCGAGCGCACGATCGAGGTCCCGTTCCCGCCCGAGTCGGCGGCCTCCGGTGTCGAGATCGACGACGTGGCGATCCACTGGTACCGCCGCGAGGTCCGGCTCGACCCCCGGCCGGGCATGCTGACGATCCTGCACCTGGAGGCGGTCGACTTCGAGTGCGACGTCTGGGTCGACGAGCAGCACGTCGCGCACCACGTCGGTGGCTTCACGCCGTTCGAGGTCGACGTCACGCCGCAGGTCGCGGCCCGGCCCGACGCCCCGCACGTCGTCGTCGTCCGCTCGCGCGACGACCGGTCCGACCTGGAGCAGCCGCGCGGGAAGCAGGACTGGGAGGTCGACCCGCACGTCATCTGGTACCAGCGCACGAGCGGGATCTGGCGCGAGGTGTGGGTCGAGCAGGTGCCGGAGGCGCACGTCGCCGAGCTGTGGTGGCGCACCGACCCGATCGCCGGGATCGTCGACCTCACGGTCGAGACGTCGCGGGCGACGCCGCCCGGCGCCGAGGTCCGCGTCGTGCTCTCGGCGCAGGGGCGGGACCTCGCCTCCGCGTCGGGCTCCGTCGCCGCGGCCAGGGCCGAGGTCAGCCTCAGCCTCCGCGAGGCGGTCGGCGGCGCGACGCTCGAGCCGCTGTGGTGGTCCCCCGAGCACCCCGTGCTCCTGGACGCGCGGATCGAGCTGCGCGCGGGCGGCGGGTCCGGGGACGCGTCCGGCGCGACGGACGCGGCGGGCACGACGGCGGGTGCCCAGCTCGACGCGGTCGGCTCCTACGTCGGCCTGCGCTCGGCGCGCGTCGACGACCGGGCGTTCCTGCTCAACGAGCGGCCGTACCTGCTGCGCCTGGTCCTGGAGCAGGCCTACTGGCCGACGTCGCACCTCGCGGCGCCGAGCGAGGCCGCGCTAGAGGAGGAGGTGCGCTGGATCAAGCGGCTCGGTTTCAACGGGCTGCGGATGCACCAGACGTCGGCGGACCCGCGCTTCCTCGAGCTGTGCGACCGGCTCGGGCTGCTCGTCTGGGTCGACTCCCCCGCGAGCTTCCGCTACTCCACGACGTCGCTGGACCGGACCGTCCGCGGCTGGCTCGACCTCGTGCGGCGCGACCGCAGCCATCCGAGCGTGGTGACGTGGGTGCCGTTCAACGAGAGCTGGGGCGTCGAGCAGGTCTCCGTCGACCCGCGTCAGCGCGACGCCGTCCGCGCGCTGCACCACCTGACGAAGGCGCTCGACCCGACGCGCCCCGTCATCGGGAACGACGGCTGGGAGTACGTGGCCGGCGACGTCGTCGGCGTCCACGACTACCGGCACGACCCCGACGCGCTCGCGGCGATGCTCGCCGACCGCGCCGCGCTCGTCACGACCAGCAGCGTGAGCGGACGCCGCGTCGTGCTCGACGCCGCCGGCTGCCCGGAGGCGGCCGAGGGACGGCCGGTCGTGCTGTCGGAGTTCGGCGGCTTCACGCTCGCCACGCACGACGGCACGTGGGCGGGGTACGGCGGCGTCGCCGACGGCGAGGAGCTGCTCGAACGGCTCGAGAGCCTCGTGACGGCCGTCGTCGGCTCGGGCATCGCCGGCTTCTGCTACACCCAGCTCACCGACACGGAGCAGGAGCGCAACGGGCTCCTCACCGAGGACCGCGAGCCCAAGGCCGACCCGGACCGGATCGCGGCGGCGATCCGCTCGGGCGGGGTGCGACGATGA